The window AGCGGATTGTCGCTATTCTGGAAGAGGAAGGGCGGCGGAAGATGATCAGCAAAGGCGATATAAAAGCAAAAGATACAGGAGCCCTACTATAATGAAAATCCTGCAGGTATTTGATTTCTTTTCTCCGCATGGCGGCGGTACAGTTGATGTCGTGTACAAGCTATCCCGTGCCCTGACGAAGAGAGGACATGAAGTTACGATATATACCAGCGATTATAAATTAGACCGGGAGTATATTAACTCCCTTCCCGAAGTAAATGTACGTCTTTTTCACTGTATCTCAAGCCTAGCCTGCTTTTACCTGACGCCGGGGATGGTGATGGAAACAAAAAGACGTCTTAGAGAATTCGATATCATACATTTGCATTCCGCCCGAAGCTTCCAGAATATAGTGATACACCATTACGCTAAAAAGTATGGCATCCCCTACGTGCTGGACACCCACGGCTCTCTCCCCCGCGCCGTTGCCGGCGAGGGGAAATTGAAGCCCATGCTCAAACGGCAGTTTGATATTGCCTTTGGCAACCGGATATTAAGGGACGCCCACAGGCTCATTGCAGAGACTGAAGTAGGAGTTAAAGAGTATATCCAATTTGGAGCAAGTGAGGATAACGTAGCCTTAATACCCCCACCCTTCGATACGGAGTGGTTCTCTAAACTACCGCCATCCGGTCTGTTCAGAAAGAAATATGGCATCACGGAAAAGAAAATTGTCATGTTCCTGGGCAGGATAAACCGGATAAAGGGGCTTAGCTTCCTGCTCGAATCTTTTAACGAGTTAAGTAAATTGAGGGATGATGCCATTCTGGTAATAGTAGGAAATGACGATGGCTATCAATCCACTTTAAAAAGCGAGATAGCAGAACTAAATCTATCCGATAAGGTCTTGTTCACCGGATTTCTGAGCGGTCAGGATAAACTATCGGCACTGACAGATGCCGACGTGTTTGTTCAGACCTCCATTTATGAATATGGCACTAGAGTTACTTTTGAGGCATTATTGTGTGACACTCCCATCATAGTCACTAAAAATACGAGTGCTAGCGAGAATGTGAAGAAAATTAACGCCGGGTACTTAGTAGAATACGGTAATAAAAAGGAGTTACAGGAGGCTCTACAGCATGTATTGGACAATCCATCTGAGGCTAGATATCAAACGCGAGGGGCAAAGGAATATATAAAAGCAAATTTGTCCTTAGAGAAAGGGATTGAGAAATACGAGCATCTCTACACCAACTGCATTGCTGCTAATAATAAGACAAAATAAAAATGAACAAGCTCGGTACATATAACATTGGTAGCGGGTAAGAAGCAAGTGTCAGAGAACTGGCAGCTAAAATAATTAGTGTTACTGGTTCCCTATCTAAACTAGTCCTGAATGGAAAGGGTATAGGACGCCTTTTCAGATTATTCTTAGCTATAACGAGAGCAAGGGAAGTACTCGGTTATTCCCCCGTACACTTGAAGAAGACCTATCAAAAATCATGAACAATTGAATACGGAGGCGTTAATTTTATGAAGATATTGATAACCGGGGGAGCTGGATTCATCGGCAGTCATCTGTGTGAGAAGTACACTAAGGAAGACCATACCATTATCTGCCTGGATAACTTTATGAGTGGCGACTTGATGAATATCAGGCATCTATTAAACAACCGAAACTTCAAACTAGTAGAAGGTGATATCAGAGACTTTGCCCTGCTGGAAAAGGTAATGCGTGATGTCGATGTGGTATTTCATTTGGCGGCACAGGTACATGTCGACAGGTCATATATCGAACCCGTCCTCACCTATGAAGTAAATGTAAGGGGAACACAGAATATTCTGGAAGCAGCCAGACTCTGCGATGTTAAGAAGATAGTCTTTGCCTCCACCAGTGAGGTATATGGCTCGGCCCAGTACTCACCTATCGATGAAAAGCACCCCTTGAATGCTCCCCATCCCTACGGTGCCAGTAAGATTGCCGCCGACAGGATGTGCTTTGCCTATATTCAGACCTACGGAATGAACATCTCCGTCGTCAGACTGTTCAACATCTTCGGCCAACGTCAAAGAGACGTCGGATATGGCGGCGTCATATCCATCTTTACCAGAAGAATCCTGAAGAATATGCCTCCCATTATCTATGGCGACGGTCTGCAAACAAGAGACTATACCTACGTAGATGATGCGGTCAGAGCCTATGACTCAGTCCTGAAGTATAGTGACCCGATAGCCGAGCCGATAAATTTCGGCAGCGGTCGGGAGGAATCTATAATCGCTCTAGCCGATATGCTCATCGACCTGGCCGGCAAAAAGGGAGAAATAAGACCGATCCATGTCGAGCCCAGAATCGGAGAGGTCAAGCGCCTTATCGCCAACTCGACAAGGGCAAAGGACCTGATGGGGTGGCAACCGCAGTACAAACTGGAAGAAGGACTGAAAAAATTCGTCCAGTGGTACAAAGACTACGGATTGGAGAGAGGATTGGCATCGGATGAAATCAACACACCGCTCCGTCAATGACAAGGCAATTTCAGATATTCCGCCAGCGACTCTGTGGTCGCTATACGCAACAATGCTCAAAATACGCTGTATCGAGGAGAGAGTGGCAGAGTTGCTCTGCCCCACCCCGGAGATAGTATGCCCGGTACACCTCTACATCGGCCAGGAAGCCGTAGCGCCTGGCTTATACCAGGGTGGCAACTGACTACGCGATTATATAGCTCTATTGAAGCAGTTTGTCTCAGCGGAACGGATACAGGTTACCAGGATAACTGATAGTGCATGGCCGGTAAAACCATGGAACCAATGGAGTGCCGTTATTGAGGTTACCCTTTAATGAGTGAAATGAAAAAGGTTCTGATCATAACCTATCTACCCTACGCCACCCCTCGCATAACGGGTCTAGCTAAATACCTTCCTGACTTTGACTGGGATCCTCTTATCATGACTCCTCATTGTTTTAGAAGAACGGACCTGGAATTGAGGCTTATAGAAACACCTTACCGGGATGCATTTAGCTTATTGAGAAGAATACTTGGCCTGAAACCAGGTGAGGATGACTTAAGGAGACAAGTAAAGGCACGGTTTGGCGTTAATTCCAAGAAATCATTGCTGGATTATATCTTGACTGCCGGCGGAGCGATATTAAACTATCCGGATGCCGAAAGAGGGTGGAAATCTTTTGCTATCAGTGAAGGTAGCAAGATAATAGAGAACGAAGGCATAAACGCTATAATAAGCAGTTCCTCGCCGGTGACCAGCCATCTTATCGCTAAGGAGCTAAAAACTAGATATAAAATACCCTGGGTCGCTGACCTCCGTGATCTTTGGTCACAGAACCATAATTATTACTACGGACCTTTAAGAAGACTTATAGATAGGAGGTTGGAACTCAAGACCTTAGCTAAGGCAGATGCTATAGTAACCGTCTCACAACCATGGGCAGAAAAGCTAAGCACCCTCCATAAGGGGAAAACAGTTTATGCCATTACCAGTGGCTTTGACCCAGCAGAAATCAATATCCCACCTGCGAGTTTAACACCTAAGTTCACGATAACTCACACGGGTAGCATCTACCCGGGAAAGCAGAACTTCTCCAAGTTTTTTACCGCTCTACGAGACCTAATCTCTGATGGGACAATAGACCGAAATAATTTTGAGGTCAGACTCTACGGACCAGAGCAAGCATGGTTGACTTTAGAGATAAGAGAATACAGACTAGGAGACATCGTAAGACAATACGGGATGATGTCGAGAAAGACCGCTATAGCGAAACAGAGGGAGTCTCATTTGTTATTACATTTGAGTTGGGAAGGTTGTGAGCAGGCAGGGTATTCGTATAAACTCTTTGAATACCTCGCAGCACGAAGACCTATAATTTCTATCGGGTTGGGTAACGATATGACCGAAGAGTTGCTTAACGAAACCAAAGCTGGCGTGCATTTTAGCACTTTAGACGATATTAAGTGTGAGTTAACTAAGTTATATCAAGAGTACAGTCTAAGTGGGGAGATTTCCTATGGAGGGAATGAATCAATAATTTGTAGATATGACCACCGAGTAACAGCGATGAAATTTGTCGAAACTCTCAATAGGGTAGCATGATCCTTCTTAACTATGGTGTCAAAAGAGATGAGAAAACAGTTTATATATAACAATATTCGATGCGGCGATTTCCACGTGCATACGAGTTATACGGATGGACAAAGTAACGTAGCCGAATACTGCGAAAGGGCTCGGCAGAATGGATTAAAAGTGATCGCTTTTACAGAACATGTCAGAAAGATCATCACGTACAACTATCAGGAATTGTTGTCCGACATAAGAAAAGCACGAAATAAATTCGGGGACATTAAGATATTATCCGGTTGTGAGGCAAAAGTCTTAAACATATATGGTGAACTAGATGCACCAGGTGAAGTCTTAGAGCAATGTGACGTTGTTGTAGGAGTCTTTCATGGTTTTGAATGTAGTAACAGAAAGGAATATTTATCAGCATTAGTGGCAATGCTACAAAATCGCTTCGTGAGTATATGGGGACACCCGACACTATTCTTAAGCAGAAAATCGATTGAATTAGAAGAAAGAGAAATTAAGAATATAGTTGATGTTTGCATAAAAGAAGGTGTTTTTATTGAGAGAAATATTAAGTATGGCCTTCCCGATGCAAGGTTCATAGAGTTGGCAGTCAAAAGCGGCGCTAAGTTTATTGTCAGCAGTGATGCGCATGACGTAGACGAGCTATTGACTACAGATAGATTAGTTGAGGAATGGAATTGGATAGACAGAATGTGCTAATCCCCGGTGCTGGTGGTGCAGCTGGTCTAGGAGCAATAAAATCACTACGACTTTGTGGTTTTGAAGGTAGGATAGTAGCGACAGACGCAAATGCTCTTTCTTCTGGTTTATATTTGGCAGACTGTAGCTATGTTGTGCCATTTGCTGATAACTACTCCTTTATTACAGAAGCAACCAAGATCATTGAAAATGAACGAATAGATACAATTATGCCAACTTCTGGCTCCGATCTTATACCTTACTCGAAAAACAAAAAGTCTATTGAGGAAAAAGGTATCATCGTTGCTATGAGCGATTACCAAGTAATTGAAAGTTGTTTGGATAAATTAAGGTTTTATCACCAGCTGAAGAACAAATTCAATTTACCTTATACAACTACCGATCAATCCGAGATTAATGCTTTCCCCTGTATAGTCAAACCTATTTGGGGAAAGGGGAGCAAGAATGTATTTACATGTCATTCCAAAGCGAATTTAGAGAACATTCTATTGAAAAATCATGATATGGTAATTCAAGAATATCTCCCAGGCAAAGAATACAGCATTGACGTATTATCTGACCTAGAAGGTAAACCTCTATTAGCAATACCAAGGGAGCGAATTGAGGTAAAAGCAGGCATAAGTTTTAAGAGTAGAATAGTCTTGGATAATGTAATAGCGAAAGAATGCTTACGAATAGCGGAGTGCTTATCAATAAAAGGACCATCGTGTGTCCAAATGAGATGTGATAAGAAGGGGAAACCTAGAGTTGTGGAGGTTAATCCTCGAATTGGTGGCGGTACAATATTGACTACATACGCAGGGGTAAACTTTCCTGAACTCGTTCTGGCAATGGCCAGTGCCAGTAGTTACAAAATACCAAAGCTAAAAGAACTTAAGGAGATAACAATGTTAAGGTATTATGAGGAGGTAATTCTGGACGCGAAAGGTAGAGTGATGAAGTTATGAAAATTTTAGCCTTTGGCGCGCATCCTGATGACGTAGAAGTTGGCATGGGAGGAACTATAGCTAAATATGCAAAAGCTGGGCATGAAGTGTTTATTGTAGTAACTTCCATACCCAATCGAAAGGAGGTAAGACGGAGGGAGGCTATGAAGTCAGCAAGAATATTGGGTGCTGAGCTAATAGTCTTAGATATCGAACCTGAGAAGCTAATATTCGATCGTGAACTCGTGCGTAGGTTTGATGAGGTACTCATGGAGTATTTGCCTGATATCACTTACACTCATTGGAACCACGACTCCCATCAAGACCACGTAGCAGTTGCAAATGCTGCAATTGCGGCGACCAGGGGAAATAATTGCTCCCTGTATATGTATGAGCAGACTATTCCGGGTGGTATTGTCCCCTACGGCTTCATGTTACAATCCTTTGTAGACATCTCAGAAGTAATTGACCTTAAGATAGACAGTATTAGTGAGCACAAATCACAGGTCAAGTTAAACGGGGAATGGTGGCTGTACGGGATAAGAGGTAGAGCCATGTATCACGGTTACCAAATCAATGTTAAATTCTCTGAAGCATTTGAGGTAGTAAGGGAGATTAAACAGATATAAATCCCACAAGTCATTCTTTATAGATACTCTTCTGATTTGCATGGATTTCTAAGGAGATGATAATGACTGGGAGAAGTATTACCACCTCACCGGATAAATGGTTCGGCCCGATAGCAGCGGTGGTTGCCATCACCAGCATATCGGTAGTCCTGGACATTCCCGTCTTAAAACAGCTCTCCGGTTTTATCTTTCTAACTTTCGTTCCAGGCTTTCTTTTCCTCTCTATACTCAAGCTGAACAGGCTCGGAATAGCTGAGAAACTGGCTCTCTCGGTAGGTTTAAGCATCGCCTTCACCATGCTCTTCGGCTGGGCATTTAACAGCTCAGCGTTTGCCCTTGGCGACACCAAGCCTCTTGGAACCAACACCTTATTGATATCATTCAGCACCGCCATTATTATTATGGCCGTCATTGCTTATGCGATAAACGGGGAATCAACTTTCGCCAACCTTGTTCCCAGACTGACCGTAAGAGAGAAGCTGTTCCTGATTGTACCATCGGTATTCCCCCTGCTCAGCATATTCGGTATGTACACTATGGAGGCAACCTCAAGTAATTTATTCTTAATCCTCCTGCTCTTCCTG is drawn from Dehalococcoidales bacterium and contains these coding sequences:
- a CDS encoding GDP-mannose 4,6-dehydratase translates to MKILITGGAGFIGSHLCEKYTKEDHTIICLDNFMSGDLMNIRHLLNNRNFKLVEGDIRDFALLEKVMRDVDVVFHLAAQVHVDRSYIEPVLTYEVNVRGTQNILEAARLCDVKKIVFASTSEVYGSAQYSPIDEKHPLNAPHPYGASKIAADRMCFAYIQTYGMNISVVRLFNIFGQRQRDVGYGGVISIFTRRILKNMPPIIYGDGLQTRDYTYVDDAVRAYDSVLKYSDPIAEPINFGSGREESIIALADMLIDLAGKKGEIRPIHVEPRIGEVKRLIANSTRAKDLMGWQPQYKLEEGLKKFVQWYKDYGLERGLASDEINTPLRQ
- a CDS encoding PHP domain-containing protein, translating into MRKQFIYNNIRCGDFHVHTSYTDGQSNVAEYCERARQNGLKVIAFTEHVRKIITYNYQELLSDIRKARNKFGDIKILSGCEAKVLNIYGELDAPGEVLEQCDVVVGVFHGFECSNRKEYLSALVAMLQNRFVSIWGHPTLFLSRKSIELEEREIKNIVDVCIKEGVFIERNIKYGLPDARFIELAVKSGAKFIVSSDAHDVDELLTTDRLVEEWNWIDRMC
- a CDS encoding glycosyltransferase, whose product is MKILQVFDFFSPHGGGTVDVVYKLSRALTKRGHEVTIYTSDYKLDREYINSLPEVNVRLFHCISSLACFYLTPGMVMETKRRLREFDIIHLHSARSFQNIVIHHYAKKYGIPYVLDTHGSLPRAVAGEGKLKPMLKRQFDIAFGNRILRDAHRLIAETEVGVKEYIQFGASEDNVALIPPPFDTEWFSKLPPSGLFRKKYGITEKKIVMFLGRINRIKGLSFLLESFNELSKLRDDAILVIVGNDDGYQSTLKSEIAELNLSDKVLFTGFLSGQDKLSALTDADVFVQTSIYEYGTRVTFEALLCDTPIIVTKNTSASENVKKINAGYLVEYGNKKELQEALQHVLDNPSEARYQTRGAKEYIKANLSLEKGIEKYEHLYTNCIAANNKTK
- a CDS encoding PIG-L family deacetylase yields the protein MKILAFGAHPDDVEVGMGGTIAKYAKAGHEVFIVVTSIPNRKEVRRREAMKSARILGAELIVLDIEPEKLIFDRELVRRFDEVLMEYLPDITYTHWNHDSHQDHVAVANAAIAATRGNNCSLYMYEQTIPGGIVPYGFMLQSFVDISEVIDLKIDSISEHKSQVKLNGEWWLYGIRGRAMYHGYQINVKFSEAFEVVREIKQI
- a CDS encoding ATP-grasp domain-containing protein — its product is MDRQNVLIPGAGGAAGLGAIKSLRLCGFEGRIVATDANALSSGLYLADCSYVVPFADNYSFITEATKIIENERIDTIMPTSGSDLIPYSKNKKSIEEKGIIVAMSDYQVIESCLDKLRFYHQLKNKFNLPYTTTDQSEINAFPCIVKPIWGKGSKNVFTCHSKANLENILLKNHDMVIQEYLPGKEYSIDVLSDLEGKPLLAIPRERIEVKAGISFKSRIVLDNVIAKECLRIAECLSIKGPSCVQMRCDKKGKPRVVEVNPRIGGGTILTTYAGVNFPELVLAMASASSYKIPKLKELKEITMLRYYEEVILDAKGRVMKL